The following nucleotide sequence is from Pseudomonas putida S13.1.2.
AAGGCCCGGCGAATGGCAGCATCCGGCTGGCGTTCGCCGGATTCGATCATGGCCAGATACGCCGGGCTCACGCCGACATTGCGCGCCAGTTGCTCAGGGGCAATGCCCTTGGCCTGGCGAATCTGCGCCACTTCGCTGAACGCCGGCAATGGCGCCACGGCAGCTGGGCCAGCCTGTTCGCCGACAACCGCCTCGGCCGGCGCCTGCCCCGCCGCCTTCAGCAGTGCCTGGTACTGCTCCCAGGGAACGACAGCGTACTCGGGTTGACCGTCCCGGCTAATTACCTGAATACCCATTACAAACCCCTTTAAAAAGGATTACAGCATGTAATCCGTAGGCATAACCCTTATGCCAATTATATTACCAACTCCGGGGTCTGTCCGGTGGCGGTGCAGTTCAGGCTGTTTTCACTGCGTATTGCGCTCCCGCCCCAACGCTTGCGGGGTAGCCGGCAGGCGCTCGACCACGCGCAGCCGCTCGGGTGCCTGGCTGTCGCGCCAGGCCTTGAAGCGCGCGAGTTCGTCGGCCACGGTCTTCAACACCCAGCCCAGTACGGCGATGTCATCCAGAAAACCCACGCCCAGCAACCAGTCGGGGATGGCATCGATAGGGCTGACGAAATACAGCAGGCCGGCCACGATGGTGACCAGGGCCTTTGGGCTGATAGCGCGGTATTCGCCGCGCCACCATGCCAGGCACAGCGACTGTAGCAGTTTCACGTCCTCGCGCAGCCGGCCGAGGCGCGGGCCTTTGCGGGCCACTGCAAACAGCAGGGCTGGCAGCCGGCCACGGCTTAACAGGCGCTCGGCCAAGGGCAGGAAACGGGCAAAATTCCAGGGTGCGCTCATGGAGCCTCCAGGCGGAACAGGTTATCCACATTTATTGTGGATAACCTTGTGAACAGGGGCGCGTTTCTGACCCCAGGTGCCTGCCAGGCAAGGGCCACGGTCAGATCGGGCATTTTTTACACAGCCGTTTCAAGCCATGGGTACCTGGCCGCAAACGATTTGCGTCAGAAACATCCTACATCTACTCGCTGCATTTCCTCCGACAGTATCCACTGTCGCAGGTTCGTCCAATCGCCACAAACGAAAACGCCCCGTCGGGACGGGGCGTTTTGCAAGAGCCAGCCAGTGTTACTTGGCAGGCGCTTCAGCTGGGGCCTCGGCTTCCGGCTCGGCGCCTTGCAGCTGGGCCGGATCCTTGATGGCGATCAGTTCCAGGTCGAACACCAGCACCGAGTTTGCCGGGATCAGCGGGCTTGGGCTTTGTGCGCCGTAGGCCAGTTCAGCCGGGATGAACAGCTTGTACTTCTCGCCAACGTGCATCAGCTGCAGGCCTTCGACCCAACCCGGGATCACACCGCTGACCGGCAGGTCGATCGGGCTGCCACGCTCGACAGAGCTGTCGAACACCTTGCCATCGATCAGCTTGCCTTCGTAATGGACAGTGACCACGTCTGTCGGCTTGGGCTGCGGGCCATCAGCCTTCTTGACCACTTCGTACTGCAGGCCCGATGCCGTGGTGACCACGCCGGGTTTCTTGGCGTTTTCTTCAAGGAACTTCTTGCCGGCGGAGGCGGCTTCTTCGCTGGCCTTGGCCAGGCGCTCCTCGGCGCGTTTCTGCAAGGCAGTGAACGCCTCTACCAGCTCTTCGTCCTTGATGCGTTGTTCTTTCTTGCCAACGGCGTCTTCGATACCGAGAGCGACAGATTTCGAATCAAGGTCTTCCATGCCTTCCTGAGCCAGGCTCTTGCCCATGTTCAGGCCGATACCGTAGGAGGCTTTCTGCGCCGGAGTCTTCAGCTCGGGGCTGCTGGCTTGTTGATCACAGCCAGCCAGTACCAGGCCTACCAGGGCAACCGCAGCCGCCAAACGATGCTGTTTCATGCTATTTCCTTGTTCATGCGCCATAAGGGCAATCAGGGTAAAGCCGCGAGCTTAGCAGGCGGCCATGACCAATGGCTACCGGCATAGGAGCGGGTTTTGGTAAGGAAGTTCAGTAGTTAAACGCTTATTCATCCAAGCGTTTGCAGCCAGTGGCCAGTATTGACCTGTTGTGCCGTTTTTGCCCGGTTTCTCCGGGGATTTATTTCACCGGATGTTGAAATACCTGCGCTCAGGGGTAATTGCCCTCGCGGTACTCCCCTGCCACCTCGCGCAGCACTTCGCACACCCACTGCCCCGGCAGGCTCTGCGGCAAGGCGGCATTGCGGCATATGCCAACCGAGCCGCCCGGCTCGCGCACACCCAGGTCGAGCTCCACCAGCTCGCCACGGCGCAGGTCGAGCAGCACCGCATCGCGCGGCGCCACCCACAGTGCATCGCTGCCCAGCAGGTAGCGCCGGCTCAGGGCCAGCGACAGGGTCTCCAGGCGCTGCGCCGGCATCTGGATGGCGCATTGCACAAACAGGCTGTCGGCATGCTGGCGGATGGTGGTGCCTGCGGGCGGCAACACCAACGGGTAACGCCCCACCAAGGCGCGCTCGACCGGCGTGGCGGCCAGCAGCGGGTGACCCGGGCGTACTACCAGGCTCATCGACTCGCTGTACAGGTGCTCGAACGAAAGGCCCTGGATCTGCGGGCTGTCGGTCATGCGCCCGACCACCAGCTCCAGTTCGCCCAGGCGCAACTGGCCGAGCAGCTGCGCGCTGACCCCGGTGGCCACACTGATGACCAGCGCTTCATGGCGCTGGTGCAGGCGGCACAGTACCTCGGGCATGAGCAGGCCCTCGACCGTCGACAGCACGCCGATACGCACCTGTGACGGCGCCCGCGCTTCGCCGCGCAAGCTGCTGACGCCGTCGCGCAGGGCCTGCACGCTAGGCCCGGCATAACGCATGAAGCGCGCCCCGGCCGGGGTCAGCTCGACGCCCTGGCGGCTGCGCGCGAACAGGCGTGCTTCCAGCAGGTCTTCGAGTTCCTTGAGGGTTTTGGAAATGGCCGGCTGGCTGATCGCGAGCACGTCGGCAGCCCTGGCCAGGCTGCCCTGCCGGGCAATCTCCAGGAAGCACAGCAGGTGGCGGTATTTGATGCGGGTGTCGAGGTTCATGGCAGGGCAGTCTGTTAAACGAGTTGCTACTTTACGCCCTCAGGTGGTCATTGCCTCACCCTGGTAGCCAAATCTTTCGGTTCGTTTGACATTTCCCGTGTCGCTGCTGCCGGTTTGACCGTGACAGGCGCATAGGCAAATCGCGCATAATCGGAATCATCGGGGGTCATGGTTTTGATCAGCCTGACCCAATAATTGTCAATGTCGCCATTGACTCTGGCCGGCCGATTGTCATCCGTCCACAAACTCCCCTGATAGCCAGTGGATGGGGCCTGAGTAATGTTGGCCATATCTTGAATAAATGAGGGTTGGCCGTTAGCAGAATTGCACGCCAGTATATGGGTTGCCTGCCCGCTCATTGCGTAGCCAGATTTTTCCAAGGTATGCACAACTGCACGCGCGGGGTGGTTGACTCGCTCAGTTCCAATTCTGCCGGGAAATCCATGAGCCCCGATATTCAAGACCCGCACTCCAGCGTCACTCTGCGAGTAGAAAACCCGCATCCCATCAACCATTCTAATAGGCCCCTTATAATACAAACCTTGGCCTTTTCCAGGAGATGGCGAATGACCGCTGGGGTCGCTCAAGTTGACAGGATCGCCTCTGACAAAGGCGTAAGCATTCAACCCGCCTTTGCCAAACGGTGATTGGTTATCGGTGCTTTGAAAGCGCATCAGCAGAGGGCTGTAGGTACGGTAGCCCTTTCCTAGAGGGTAGCACTGCGTCAACACATCGCAGCGCTCACCTTTGAAACCGATATCCTCTACGGGGCAGTGAGCAGCAAGTCCATAAACAGCGTAGATTCGCTTTACACACACTGCACTCTCAATTTCATGGAGCACCGAGCCTTGTGCATCGCTGCCGATAATTCTGTTCAAACCGGTTGATGACCGCATGCCTGATAGACCCGCTTCAAAGCGCATGCAGGAGAGGGATTCATTGCCGCTGACAAGCGTCGCAACACCGTTGCGCCTATAGAAATACTTTTGGGTTTTGGATTTAATGATGGCCATGATGGCAATGCCTTTTCCCTTCACCACCGCCTATCATGAAGATAAAACCAAGGCAAATGTACTGGTAAATATGCCAGTTGCGGGGGGTCACGAATCAAAAATCGATGAGTATTCTTGTGGGATAAATGTGTTGCATCAATCTTGTGGCCTGTACGGTCCTTGTAGGAGCGGCCTTGTGTCGCGAAAGGGCCGCAAAGCGGCCCCGGCAATCAATGCGGCGAAGCTGAAATCCTGGGGGCGCTTCGCACCCCTTTCGCGACACAAGGCCGCTCCTACAAGGGCCGCGCAGGGCTTGAGAGCGGAACAAGCGGGTCAGCAGATGAGTATCAGGCCACGGCCAACTCCACAGCCTCCCCGTTCAAGCGCACCGGCCACACCCGCAGGCGCTGCCCGGCATCCTCCAGGCACTCGCCACTCTGCAGGCTGAAATGCTGCTTGTACAACGGCGCCGCCACCACCAGCTCGCCCTGCACACTGCCCACCAGCCCGCGGCCGATGATGTTGGCACCGGAGCGCGGGTCGCGGTTGTCCACCGCATACAGTCGCTGGGCCTGCCCTGGCAGGTAGAACAGCGCCACTTGAGCCCCGTCGAGCCACACCACGACCCCGGAATCGGCCACCAGGTCTTGCGCCTGGCACACCGCCTGCCAGTTCTCACAGGTTTTCACAGCAGCATTGGACAGGTTCATCAGACAGCCTCCTCGACAGTTGGGATCAGGTGCAGCGGTGCAGCGGGCCGGCGTTGTTCGCGTTCGCGCACGAAGTGCACGTCCGGGTCGGCACGCCGGTCATTGACGAAGGTGCGGAAGCGCTTGAGCTTCTCAGGGTCGTTGAGGGCGTTGGCCCATTCACATTCATACTGGTCGACCACATGCTGCATCTGCGCTTCCAGCTCGCCGGCCAGGCCCAGGCTGTCGTCGATGATCACCTGCTTCAGGTAGTCCAGCCCGCCGTCCAGGTTTTCGCGCCACACCGAGGTGCGCTGCAACTTGTCGGCCGTACGGATGTAGAACATCAGTACGCGGTCGATCAGGCGCACCAGGGTTTCGTCGTCCAGGTCGGTGGCGAACAGCTCGGCATGCCGGGGGCGCATGCCGCCGTTGCCGCACACGTACAGGTTCCAGCCCTTGTCGGTGGCGATCACGCCGATGTCCTTGCTCTGCGCCTCGGCACACTCGCGGGTGCAGCCAGACACGGCGAACTTGAGCTTGTGCGGGCTGCGCAGGCCCTTGTAGCGGTCTTCCAGGCGCAGGGCCATGGCGACGCTGTCCTGCACGCCGTAACGGCACCAGGTACTGCCCACGCACGATTTCACCGTGCGGGTCGACTTGCCGTAGGCGTGGCCGGTTTCGAAGCCGGCCTCGATCAGTTCGCCCCAGATCAGCGGCAGCTCGTGCAGCTGGGCGCCGAACAGGTCGATGCGCTGGCCGCCGGTGATCTTGGTGTACAGGTCGTATTTCTTGGCCACCTGGCCGATGACGATGAGCTTGTCGGGGGTGATTTCACCCCCCGGAATGCGCGGCACCACCGAGTAGGTGCCGTTCTTCTGCATGTTGGCCATGAAGGTGTCGTTGGTGTCCTGCAGCGGCACCAGCGCCGGGTCCATGATCGGCTGGTTCCAGCACGAGGCGAGGATGTTGCCCACCGCCGGCTTGCAGATGTCACAGCCAACGTGGCCCTTGCCGTGGCGTTCGAGCAGCTCGCTGTAGGTGCGGATGCCCTCCACCCGCACCAGCCCGTACAGTTCCTGGCGGGTGTAGGCGAAGTGCTCGCACAGGCTTTTGTCCACCGCCACGCCGCGGGCGGTCAGCTCGTGCTCGAACACCTGCTTGAGCAAGGCCGCGCAACCACCGCAGCCGGTGCCGGCCTTGGTGCAGCCCTTGACCGAAGCAAGGTCGCTGCAACCGCTGTCGATGGCGGCGCACACCGCACCCTTGCTGACGTTGTGGCACGAGCAGATGGTTGCGCTGTCGGGCAGCGCATCGGCGCCAAGGGCCGGTGCACCACCGCCTTGCGGCAGAATCAGCGCTGCCGGGTCGGCTGGCAGGGCGATGCCATTCTGGGCGTATTGCAGCAGGGTGTCGTAGTAGCTGTTGTCGCCGACCAGCACCGCGCCCAGCACGTGCTTGCCGCTGGCGTCTACCACCAGCCGGCGGTACGCGCTGTTGGCTTCGTCGCTAAAGCGGTAGCTGCGTGAACCAGGGGTGGCGCCATGGGCATCGCCGATCGAACCGACATCCACGCCCAGCAACTTGAGCTTGGTCGACATGTCGGCGCCGGTAAACGCCACCGCCGCTTCCCCCATCAGCAACGCCGCCAGGTTGCGCGCCATGCTGTAACCCGGGGCGACCAAGCCGAACACGCTACCGTTCCACGAAGCGCACTCGCCAATGGCAAAGATGCGCGGGTCGCTGCTGCGGCAGTGGTTGTCGATCACCACGCCACCGCGGGCGGCGATGTCCAGGCCGCAGCCACGGCCCAAGGCATCCTGCGGGCGAATACCGGCGGAGAACACGATCAGGTCGGCTTCCAGGTGCTCGCCACCGTCGAAGTTCATGCGGTAGCGGTAGGTTTCACCGCCGCTGATCGACTGGGTGGCACGCGACAGGTGCACGCCAACACCCAGCGCTTCAATCTGTGCCTTGAGCGCGGCACCGCCCTCGCCGTCCAGCTGAACCGGCATCAGCCGTGGGGCAAATTCCACCACGTGGGCTTCCAGGCCCAGCGATTTGAGCGCGTTGGCGGCCTCCAGGCCGAGCAGGCCACCACCGACCACCACGCCACGGCGGGCACCGGCTGCGGCAGCGCGGATGCCATCGAGGTCATCAAGGGTGCGGTAGACCAGACGGGCATTGCCGCTGGAGCCTTCGATCGGCGGCACGAACGGGTATGAGCCAGTGGCCAGGACCAGTTGGTCGTAGCCGTAGCGCCCTCGGCGGTGACTACCTCACAGCGCTCACGGTCGATTTCCAGCACGGCCTCACCGAGGTGCAGGTGCACGCCGTTGGCGTTGTAGAAGTTGTGCTCGCACAGCGCCAGGGTCTCGGCACAACTGCCGCCGAAGTATTCGGACAGGTGCACGCGGTCGTAGGCGCGTTGGCGCTCTTCGCCGAACACCCGCACTTCGAAGCGCTGCAGGGCGCCGCGGCTGACCAGTTGTTCGACGCAATGGTGGCCGACCATGCCGTTGCCGACGATGACCAGTCGCTCTCGTTGCCCGCTGCTCGCTGTTGCCTTCATAAGCCGATCCTCGATCAAAAAAAAAAGCGCCTGGAGCCGAAGCTCCAGGCGCCTTTGCCTGTATTCATCACGGTGTGCCCCCGGGTTGATCGCCGTTGATCAGTGGGGCTTGTTGTATTGGAGGTAAAGCAGGGACTGTGCCAATCCTTTTTCCTGTGCTGGCGCTACCGCCGGCAAGCCAGCGCCCACAAGGGCCGCCACAGGTTTCGAGGTTTGCAAGATACCTGTGGGAGCTGGCTTGCCGGCGATAGGGCCAGCACAGCAATTGCACATTCCAAGTGCATCACTCCCCATCCCGG
It contains:
- a CDS encoding helix-turn-helix domain-containing protein; amino-acid sequence: MGIQVISRDGQPEYAVVPWEQYQALLKAAGQAPAEAVVGEQAGPAAVAPLPAFSEVAQIRQAKGIAPEQLARNVGVSPAYLAMIESGERQPDAAIRRALAWHLGVAGWSEPS
- a CDS encoding YkvA family protein: MSAPWNFARFLPLAERLLSRGRLPALLFAVARKGPRLGRLREDVKLLQSLCLAWWRGEYRAISPKALVTIVAGLLYFVSPIDAIPDWLLGVGFLDDIAVLGWVLKTVADELARFKAWRDSQAPERLRVVERLPATPQALGRERNTQ
- a CDS encoding FKBP-type peptidyl-prolyl cis-trans isomerase — encoded protein: MKQHRLAAAVALVGLVLAGCDQQASSPELKTPAQKASYGIGLNMGKSLAQEGMEDLDSKSVALGIEDAVGKKEQRIKDEELVEAFTALQKRAEERLAKASEEAASAGKKFLEENAKKPGVVTTASGLQYEVVKKADGPQPKPTDVVTVHYEGKLIDGKVFDSSVERGSPIDLPVSGVIPGWVEGLQLMHVGEKYKLFIPAELAYGAQSPSPLIPANSVLVFDLELIAIKDPAQLQGAEPEAEAPAEAPAK
- the pcaQ gene encoding pca operon transcription factor PcaQ codes for the protein MNLDTRIKYRHLLCFLEIARQGSLARAADVLAISQPAISKTLKELEDLLEARLFARSRQGVELTPAGARFMRYAGPSVQALRDGVSSLRGEARAPSQVRIGVLSTVEGLLMPEVLCRLHQRHEALVISVATGVSAQLLGQLRLGELELVVGRMTDSPQIQGLSFEHLYSESMSLVVRPGHPLLAATPVERALVGRYPLVLPPAGTTIRQHADSLFVQCAIQMPAQRLETLSLALSRRYLLGSDALWVAPRDAVLLDLRRGELVELDLGVREPGGSVGICRNAALPQSLPGQWVCEVLREVAGEYREGNYP
- a CDS encoding RHS repeat-associated core domain-containing protein, with the translated sequence MAIIKSKTQKYFYRRNGVATLVSGNESLSCMRFEAGLSGMRSSTGLNRIIGSDAQGSVLHEIESAVCVKRIYAVYGLAAHCPVEDIGFKGERCDVLTQCYPLGKGYRTYSPLLMRFQSTDNQSPFGKGGLNAYAFVRGDPVNLSDPSGHSPSPGKGQGLYYKGPIRMVDGMRVFYSQSDAGVRVLNIGAHGFPGRIGTERVNHPARAVVHTLEKSGYAMSGQATHILACNSANGQPSFIQDMANITQAPSTGYQGSLWTDDNRPARVNGDIDNYWVRLIKTMTPDDSDYARFAYAPVTVKPAAATREMSNEPKDLATRVRQ
- the nirD gene encoding nitrite reductase small subunit NirD, translated to MNLSNAAVKTCENWQAVCQAQDLVADSGVVVWLDGAQVALFYLPGQAQRLYAVDNRDPRSGANIIGRGLVGSVQGELVVAAPLYKQHFSLQSGECLEDAGQRLRVWPVRLNGEAVELAVA